In Syntrophomonas wolfei subsp. wolfei str. Goettingen G311, a single window of DNA contains:
- a CDS encoding efflux RND transporter permease subunit, giving the protein MKIVEFAVKRPVTMSILVAVVIIFGFFTLSKIPLDLYPEMKFPYAAVMTSYPGAGPEEVESQVSEPLEGILNTLSGVKEIQSQSTSGNSLILIKYDWGTNIESALMDIREKIGLIEKSLPSGVEKPMVLKMDPTMMPIIQMGIRGGDKISLGQLQSIAEDVIEPRLSRIPEVASVVITGGLEREIKVEVDPVKLEDYGLTLTQVNQVLQLENFNLSGGKAREGEREYYVRSLQQFENLDDIRNVAILTPSGNSVYLNDIAMIEDAYKDDTQITRVNGSKAVGIHCLKQSDANTVKACAAVREEMEEIMTELDLDLDYQVVMDQSSFINQSLDITKRMMVEGALLAILVLFLFLRNGRSTLIVFTAIPLSIIATFILMYVNNSTLNLITMGGLALGIGRMVDDSIVVFENIYRHRSLGLPPMEAALTGASEVGNAVIASTTTIIAVFFPIMFAEGLASVLFKPLAITVSFAIFCSLMVALTIVPLLASRMLSDKAMQPLDPEKGRVSRVVFNFGNWLDNLGERYKIILRWALGHRRHVVALVTLLMVGALALVPFIGAEFLPAMDAGEISITIENDKGTLLKDTEQVVEKVEAQLREVPEVFTIFSSVGSSASMFFDSGTKADQATIYIKLVPKNERKRSGDEVAEDIRSRLSGIAGSKIKVSMMDLTSTGPSGGGPVSVQVRGDDMQVLREISEEVAEIVRKVPGTREVISSLSDGIPEIQVKIDRKRAAAYGLTPMQVASDIKNAMQGNVATRYRVGGDEVDVRVRYSPQNHKELEYLENLAISTSRGGVLRLSQIASFEMAPGPIQITRVDRVRRAEINAYLLNRDLSVVMKDIQNEVDKINLPSGYSIEYGGQNKDMMESFTSLGIALILAIILVYAVMAIQYESFFNPFVIMFSVPTAFIGVVLGLLLTNKAFSVSAFIGVIMLVGIVVANAIVLVDYLKQLRERGMERDEAIVEAGRVRLRPILMTAFATILAMFPLSLGIGEGAEADAPLAIVIIFGLLVSTFITLILVPVVYSIFDDWGQKLKLRRG; this is encoded by the coding sequence ATGAAAATAGTAGAGTTTGCGGTTAAACGACCGGTTACTATGAGCATACTGGTTGCGGTAGTGATTATATTCGGCTTTTTTACCCTTTCTAAAATTCCCCTGGATCTATATCCGGAGATGAAATTCCCCTATGCGGCGGTTATGACTTCATATCCGGGCGCTGGTCCGGAAGAGGTGGAATCGCAGGTTAGCGAGCCCCTGGAAGGTATTTTGAATACCCTGAGCGGGGTGAAAGAGATTCAATCTCAATCTACTTCGGGTAATTCCCTTATCCTCATCAAGTACGACTGGGGAACGAATATCGAGAGTGCTCTCATGGATATCCGTGAGAAAATAGGTTTAATTGAGAAATCGCTGCCCAGTGGAGTGGAAAAGCCCATGGTTCTGAAGATGGACCCTACCATGATGCCTATTATACAGATGGGTATCCGCGGGGGGGATAAAATATCCCTGGGGCAGCTGCAGTCTATTGCCGAGGATGTCATTGAGCCTCGCCTCAGCCGTATCCCGGAGGTAGCTTCGGTAGTAATTACCGGGGGACTGGAACGGGAGATAAAGGTGGAAGTAGATCCGGTAAAACTGGAGGATTACGGTCTCACCTTGACCCAGGTCAACCAGGTTTTGCAGCTGGAAAACTTCAATCTCTCCGGCGGCAAGGCCCGAGAAGGCGAGCGGGAGTACTATGTCCGCAGCCTGCAGCAGTTTGAAAACCTGGACGATATCCGGAATGTGGCTATCCTCACCCCCAGCGGCAATAGCGTGTATTTGAACGATATTGCCATGATCGAAGATGCCTACAAGGATGACACCCAGATTACCCGGGTAAATGGAAGCAAAGCCGTGGGTATTCACTGCTTGAAGCAAAGCGATGCTAATACGGTCAAGGCTTGTGCGGCGGTAAGAGAAGAAATGGAAGAAATAATGACGGAGCTGGATCTGGACCTCGATTATCAAGTGGTCATGGACCAGTCGTCTTTTATCAACCAGTCCCTGGATATAACCAAGCGCATGATGGTGGAGGGGGCACTACTCGCCATACTGGTTCTCTTTCTTTTCCTGCGCAATGGCCGCAGTACCTTAATAGTCTTTACGGCTATTCCTCTATCGATTATCGCCACATTTATTCTTATGTATGTCAACAACAGCACCTTGAACCTTATTACCATGGGGGGCCTGGCCCTGGGAATAGGGCGTATGGTGGATGACTCCATAGTGGTTTTTGAAAATATTTACCGGCACCGCAGCCTGGGCTTGCCGCCTATGGAAGCCGCCCTCACCGGGGCCTCAGAGGTGGGCAATGCGGTTATCGCTTCTACCACTACCATTATTGCGGTTTTCTTCCCCATAATGTTTGCCGAGGGTCTGGCGTCTGTCTTGTTTAAACCTCTGGCTATAACCGTCAGTTTCGCCATCTTTTGTTCCCTTATGGTAGCTTTAACCATTGTGCCTCTCCTGGCTTCGCGGATGCTCAGTGATAAAGCCATGCAGCCGCTGGATCCGGAAAAAGGGAGGGTATCCCGGGTGGTCTTTAACTTCGGCAACTGGCTGGATAATCTGGGGGAGAGGTATAAAATAATACTGCGCTGGGCTTTGGGGCACCGGCGTCATGTGGTGGCTTTAGTTACATTGTTGATGGTTGGCGCCCTGGCCCTGGTTCCTTTTATCGGGGCGGAGTTCCTGCCCGCGATGGATGCGGGGGAAATTTCCATCACCATTGAAAACGATAAGGGTACGCTGCTGAAAGATACGGAACAGGTAGTGGAAAAAGTGGAAGCCCAGTTGCGGGAGGTTCCCGAGGTATTTACCATATTTTCCAGTGTGGGCAGCTCGGCCAGCATGTTTTTCGATTCCGGAACCAAAGCGGATCAGGCTACCATTTATATTAAATTAGTCCCGAAAAACGAACGTAAGCGCAGCGGGGATGAGGTGGCCGAAGATATCCGCAGCAGGCTTAGCGGGATAGCCGGTTCTAAAATCAAAGTCAGCATGATGGATCTAACTTCCACCGGTCCCAGCGGCGGCGGGCCGGTTAGTGTACAGGTGCGGGGAGACGATATGCAGGTTCTGCGGGAAATATCGGAAGAGGTTGCGGAGATAGTTAGAAAAGTTCCCGGTACCCGCGAAGTCATTTCGTCATTGAGTGACGGCATTCCGGAGATACAGGTTAAGATTGATCGTAAACGGGCGGCTGCTTATGGTTTAACCCCGATGCAGGTAGCGTCAGATATAAAGAACGCCATGCAGGGAAATGTCGCAACTCGATACCGGGTTGGGGGTGATGAGGTGGATGTCCGGGTGCGTTATTCTCCGCAAAATCATAAAGAACTCGAATACCTGGAAAACCTGGCTATCAGCACCTCCCGGGGAGGGGTTTTGCGCCTGTCGCAAATCGCCAGCTTCGAAATGGCCCCCGGACCTATTCAGATTACGCGGGTGGACCGGGTGCGCCGAGCGGAGATAAACGCCTACCTCTTAAACCGCGATCTCTCCGTGGTAATGAAGGATATACAAAACGAGGTAGATAAGATTAACCTGCCTTCAGGTTATAGTATTGAATATGGCGGGCAGAACAAAGATATGATGGAGAGCTTCACAAGTCTGGGTATTGCTTTGATTTTGGCCATTATCCTGGTTTATGCGGTAATGGCTATACAATATGAATCTTTCTTCAACCCCTTTGTTATAATGTTCTCGGTGCCCACCGCTTTCATAGGCGTGGTCTTGGGCTTGCTCCTGACCAACAAAGCCTTCAGCGTATCGGCTTTCATCGGGGTAATAATGCTGGTGGGAATTGTGGTGGCCAATGCCATTGTCCTGGTGGACTACCTGAAACAGCTGCGCGAGCGCGGCATGGAGCGTGATGAAGCTATAGTTGAAGCCGGGCGGGTAAGGCTGCGCCCTATACTTATGACCGCTTTTGCCACCATACTGGCCATGTTCCCGCTATCCCTGGGCATAGGGGAAGGAGCCGAAGCCGATGCTCCCCTGGCCATAGTAATAATCTTCGGCCTGCTGGTTTCCACCTTTATCACTCTGATACTGGTGCCGGTGGTTTACAGCATATTTGACGACTGGGGGCAAAAGCTTAAGCTTCGCAGAGGATAG
- a CDS encoding choice-of-anchor L domain-containing protein, with the protein MKLVYKKKSVRSWTKTVCKSLALLVTLLMLFSLAVALPAYARDDLLVRESQQNNIGSINDEGDWNQYPDYPDYDDGWGQYPEKGSQYIITKDLSEQTAEQLAQQIMGEGVQISNVKYTGTNVSAGTFTATDSSIIGFNEGVILSSGNIRLVDGPNVSPGITHVNGLQGDEHLDLLIPGYETEDATILEFDFIPSKNTFSFDYVFSSDEYNEFVNSRFNDVFGFFLNGKNIALIPNTDIPVAINNVNNGMNSQYYRDNEYDYVNDPQIMTEMDGLTTVLTVTAAVQVGQKHTIRMSIADAGDNILDSNVFIKGSSFTSVESDVIQFSQATQQVNENDGTATITVTRSGNAQNSVSVEYYTKDGSAKAPNEYLASNGALVFEPGVTSKTIPVTIVDNNVAGDIKYFYVYLKNVTGNAIIGDNIRSRILINEDDSTAGQVQTILWEEKTEKQTDKNYIINFSAELDPKTVTSEYFYIKDGAGQIINEIIPELTFNKRSVIMKASGGVYSYQPGETYTLFISPEVKSLAGKPLGKQIIMHFTINDLQ; encoded by the coding sequence ATGAAATTAGTATATAAGAAGAAATCAGTAAGGAGTTGGACTAAGACTGTTTGTAAATCGCTGGCCCTGCTGGTAACACTTTTGATGCTTTTTAGTCTGGCGGTGGCTTTGCCTGCTTATGCTCGGGATGACCTGCTTGTACGAGAATCTCAACAGAACAACATTGGCAGCATTAACGATGAGGGTGATTGGAACCAATATCCTGACTATCCAGACTATGATGACGGTTGGGGCCAATATCCTGAAAAAGGCTCCCAATACATTATTACAAAGGATCTGTCCGAGCAGACAGCAGAACAATTAGCACAACAAATAATGGGTGAGGGTGTTCAAATATCAAATGTAAAATATACCGGCACAAATGTTTCAGCAGGTACTTTTACAGCAACAGATAGTAGTATTATTGGTTTTAACGAGGGCGTTATATTAAGTTCCGGCAATATAAGGCTTGTTGATGGCCCCAATGTTAGTCCCGGCATAACCCATGTAAACGGTCTTCAAGGTGATGAACATTTGGACCTGCTAATTCCTGGATATGAAACCGAAGATGCTACAATTCTCGAATTCGACTTTATTCCCTCCAAGAATACTTTCTCATTCGATTATGTATTTTCTTCCGATGAATACAATGAGTTTGTTAACTCCCGATTTAATGATGTATTCGGCTTTTTCCTCAATGGCAAAAACATAGCCTTAATTCCTAATACTGACATCCCGGTAGCCATCAATAATGTAAACAACGGCATGAACAGTCAGTATTATAGAGATAATGAATACGATTATGTTAACGATCCTCAAATAATGACTGAAATGGACGGCCTGACTACAGTGCTTACTGTAACTGCCGCTGTTCAGGTGGGTCAGAAACATACTATCAGGATGTCAATAGCCGATGCAGGTGATAATATTTTAGATTCTAACGTATTTATAAAAGGCTCCAGTTTTACATCGGTCGAATCAGATGTTATTCAGTTTTCCCAGGCTACTCAGCAGGTAAATGAAAATGATGGTACTGCAACGATAACAGTTACCCGCAGTGGCAATGCACAGAATAGTGTAAGTGTGGAGTACTATACAAAGGATGGCAGTGCCAAAGCGCCCAATGAATACCTCGCAAGTAACGGCGCATTGGTTTTCGAGCCTGGGGTTACCTCAAAAACCATACCGGTAACCATAGTGGACAATAATGTGGCAGGCGATATTAAATACTTTTATGTATATCTTAAAAATGTAACGGGCAATGCCATTATCGGTGATAATATCCGCAGCAGGATCTTAATTAATGAAGATGATAGCACTGCTGGTCAGGTACAGACTATTCTATGGGAAGAAAAAACAGAAAAGCAGACCGATAAAAATTACATTATTAACTTTAGTGCAGAACTCGACCCTAAGACAGTGACCTCTGAATACTTCTATATCAAAGATGGGGCAGGTCAGATAATTAATGAAATAATACCGGAACTGACATTTAATAAACGTTCTGTAATCATGAAGGCTAGTGGAGGAGTTTATAGTTATCAACCCGGGGAGACCTATACCCTGTTCATTAGTCCAGAAGTCAAAAGCTTGGCTGGGAAACCCCTGGGTAAGCAAATAATAATGCATTTTACTATTAACGATTTGCAGTAA
- a CDS encoding efflux RND transporter periplasmic adaptor subunit, whose amino-acid sequence MLATGCGKEKELVKESALTVNTAPAVKCDIAKSMRYSGMVRGHNEVYITPKMPARVTAIHVQPGQRVRAGQLLLSLDSKDLNVAVKQAEAALAGARAAQVANELSLENARKNFERNEELHKAGAISDSQFEAEKLRYESLNSGAVAASVAQAEAALASLQNQMENCNLTSPIDGIVGSINLSLGETASPQMPAAIVTDTGELEIELLVSEAEVSYIKMGSAVDVSIEAASEKPFTGQVKSVSVVPDPVKRSYAVKVSLPNPEGLIKSGMFAEARVDTQSKKDVLAIPVNAVVPKSGRQVVYVLEMKDKENRAREVEVETGIKNENYIEISKGLKPGQEIITRGNTLVSDGTLVRVVAGGSK is encoded by the coding sequence ATGCTGGCGACAGGTTGTGGTAAAGAAAAGGAACTGGTCAAAGAGAGTGCCTTGACGGTAAACACAGCTCCGGCGGTAAAATGTGATATCGCCAAGAGTATGCGTTATTCGGGAATGGTACGGGGTCATAACGAAGTATACATAACACCCAAGATGCCGGCTCGGGTAACGGCCATTCATGTACAGCCGGGGCAGAGGGTGAGGGCCGGGCAGCTTTTGCTTAGCCTGGACAGCAAAGATTTAAATGTGGCGGTGAAGCAGGCGGAGGCGGCTCTGGCCGGGGCGCGTGCGGCGCAGGTGGCCAATGAGCTGAGCCTGGAAAACGCGCGGAAGAATTTTGAGCGGAACGAAGAACTGCATAAGGCGGGAGCTATCTCCGATAGCCAGTTTGAAGCGGAAAAACTAAGGTATGAATCCCTGAATTCGGGGGCGGTGGCTGCCAGCGTAGCCCAGGCAGAGGCGGCTCTGGCCAGTCTGCAGAACCAGATGGAAAACTGCAACCTGACTTCCCCTATAGATGGAATAGTGGGCAGTATCAATCTTTCCCTGGGGGAAACGGCCAGCCCGCAGATGCCGGCGGCGATAGTGACAGATACTGGGGAATTGGAGATTGAGCTCCTGGTGAGCGAAGCGGAAGTAAGCTATATAAAAATGGGCAGTGCGGTTGATGTATCTATAGAGGCCGCGAGTGAGAAGCCTTTTACCGGCCAGGTGAAAAGTGTATCCGTGGTGCCGGATCCGGTTAAGCGCAGCTATGCGGTGAAGGTAAGCCTGCCCAACCCGGAGGGCCTTATTAAGTCCGGGATGTTTGCCGAAGCCCGGGTGGATACCCAGAGTAAAAAAGATGTTTTGGCCATACCGGTTAATGCGGTAGTTCCCAAGTCCGGGCGCCAGGTAGTTTATGTGCTGGAAATGAAGGATAAGGAGAACCGGGCCCGGGAAGTAGAGGTCGAAACCGGTATCAAAAATGAAAACTATATCGAGATAAGCAAGGGCCTCAAACCGGGACAGGAGATAATTACCCGGGGGAATACGCTGGTCAGTGACGGAACCCTGGTAAGGGTTGTTGCCGGGGGGTCAAAATAA
- a CDS encoding BTAD domain-containing putative transcriptional regulator — MQRELIHNSIVQGLLNRKDMHMAMVSLVNSQLTPPHIKNSIKRDRLQELGLSILSHRVTTITAPAGYGKSVWVASLLQEEEWPPTAWLSLERYNGDPSFFLYHLIHAFKKINPEYGSQSLRTLNSLRNLKQDYFIAASAIIQELPQDQEMVLVLDDYHLIDQNQLLPKIMEYLIRRLPLRTHIIVISRTPPKLNLHQELLKGELLEISSQALLFTPEEIRELLSLEGLVLSTEDCTYIHHCTEGWAAGVRLLGLSLKQFGGNWRNNLSSLTGKHTALYIYLSHELFNYLTRELQDFLLDTAILPYLEPILCQEVLGDTRSEEKIHELHLMGLLSQVESNTTIWRFHHLIREFLLERALNIRSPEYIVSLRRRAAFHLEKNGHIDQALEQLAACADWSKAADLILAYAEPYFLENGCHNALYSWIKTLPVDYLNSHHQLLYYKGICLRDNHPQKAQEILSRAAARARDKGDVKGEIRSLMAILAVHIFGNDSTRSEAVAGRIPVIASSLKDSWAQGFALVAALGKAVSEDDLKQGLYLSRLVAKTPLEPEWQFYYLLLSGVVHYRLGNLDTARQLAEKALALPLVQKSDRWLGVAYVLLSGIYCAKGEIRPAIEISRQLIQLGHKYNIPHQIAYGHRRLAQVYLLQGKLVEARYESELCSELWLEANNGAMARHADLETIFFRIITGENAKNSFQEKQDFIKIILNKQSGYGSKDYSLSIAGVIAREAGQMEQARQWLEESAASSEKKGAKQLLAGTLLNLASLYLLLGDESNADHKLHKALGLAQANKIDTFWDWHPETVYKMCHRALLKSIYPQWALHILQRWFSERICEEANLFLVNNDENTHNAITTLVQNYAQFKGVPIIHANFMGGFQVFVNGVIIPATHWKTKKAENLFKYLILDRRPQSKEKILSLIWPKTDDPASDANLRMALTHIRQALNLSPNSNDSIVLRRGMIYLNPEIKVFTDYELFVSLSKKILYPIGRDTNSLEQLHLMENAARLYQGELLPDNIYEDWTSSQRHKLHDLYIQIQLKRIEAYIQSAQPSRALEIYQSCLAIDPMDERIVKISMELLISNGQRHKALQLYKDFAQGLAQEYGLEPSAEIKSLYERIF, encoded by the coding sequence ATGCAAAGAGAATTAATACATAATAGTATTGTACAAGGGTTGCTTAATAGGAAGGATATGCACATGGCCATGGTATCTCTGGTTAATAGCCAGTTAACTCCGCCTCATATCAAGAATTCCATCAAACGCGACCGGCTTCAGGAATTGGGACTTTCTATACTCTCCCACCGGGTTACTACTATAACTGCCCCGGCTGGTTATGGGAAAAGCGTCTGGGTAGCTTCCCTGTTGCAAGAAGAGGAATGGCCACCCACAGCTTGGTTGAGCTTGGAAAGATACAACGGTGATCCTTCTTTTTTCCTTTATCATTTAATCCATGCTTTTAAAAAAATCAATCCGGAATACGGCAGTCAATCACTTCGTACTTTAAACAGCTTAAGAAACTTAAAACAGGATTATTTTATCGCAGCTTCAGCTATAATACAGGAATTGCCTCAGGATCAGGAAATGGTGCTGGTACTGGACGATTATCATTTAATTGACCAAAACCAACTGCTGCCAAAGATTATGGAATATTTAATTCGGCGTCTTCCGCTTCGCACTCATATCATTGTAATAAGCAGGACGCCTCCTAAGCTGAATCTTCACCAGGAACTACTAAAGGGGGAGCTGTTGGAAATAAGCAGTCAGGCCCTGCTGTTTACTCCGGAAGAAATAAGAGAACTCCTCTCCCTTGAAGGTTTAGTACTCTCCACCGAAGACTGTACCTATATCCATCATTGTACAGAAGGATGGGCCGCCGGGGTTCGCTTACTGGGCCTTTCCCTTAAACAATTTGGTGGTAATTGGAGAAATAATCTTTCCTCCTTAACCGGAAAACATACCGCTTTATATATTTATTTGAGCCATGAATTATTTAATTATCTTACCCGGGAATTGCAGGATTTTCTCCTGGATACTGCAATCTTGCCTTACCTGGAGCCAATTTTATGCCAGGAGGTATTGGGCGATACCCGGAGCGAAGAAAAGATCCATGAACTTCATCTCATGGGCCTCCTCAGCCAGGTGGAAAGCAATACTACCATCTGGCGCTTTCATCATCTTATAAGGGAATTTCTGCTGGAAAGAGCGCTAAATATACGCAGCCCGGAATATATAGTATCTTTGCGGCGCCGTGCCGCCTTCCATCTCGAGAAAAACGGTCATATAGACCAAGCTTTAGAACAATTAGCTGCATGTGCTGATTGGTCTAAAGCCGCAGATTTAATCCTGGCTTATGCAGAGCCCTATTTCCTGGAAAACGGTTGCCATAATGCTTTATATTCCTGGATTAAGACTCTGCCCGTCGATTACTTAAACTCCCATCATCAGCTACTCTATTATAAAGGAATCTGCCTTAGAGACAACCACCCACAGAAGGCCCAAGAAATCCTTTCCCGAGCAGCCGCCCGGGCCCGAGATAAAGGGGATGTCAAGGGAGAAATCCGCTCCCTTATGGCTATCCTGGCTGTACATATTTTTGGTAATGACTCCACCCGAAGCGAAGCGGTGGCAGGACGTATTCCTGTGATAGCCTCCAGCCTGAAAGATAGCTGGGCCCAGGGATTTGCGCTGGTAGCTGCACTGGGTAAGGCTGTCTCAGAAGATGACTTGAAACAGGGATTATACTTAAGCCGTCTGGTAGCCAAAACTCCTCTGGAGCCAGAATGGCAGTTTTATTACCTCCTTTTGAGCGGGGTCGTACACTATCGCCTGGGTAACCTGGATACAGCCCGGCAACTGGCTGAAAAAGCCCTGGCTCTGCCTTTGGTGCAAAAAAGTGATCGCTGGCTTGGCGTTGCTTATGTTCTGCTCTCGGGCATTTATTGTGCTAAGGGTGAAATTAGACCGGCTATTGAAATAAGCCGGCAACTAATTCAGCTGGGACATAAATATAATATCCCCCATCAAATAGCCTACGGTCATCGTCGTTTAGCCCAGGTATATCTTCTCCAGGGTAAGCTGGTCGAAGCCCGTTATGAATCCGAACTTTGCAGCGAATTGTGGCTTGAAGCCAACAACGGGGCCATGGCCCGTCATGCTGATTTGGAGACTATCTTCTTCCGTATTATAACTGGGGAAAATGCGAAAAACAGCTTCCAGGAAAAGCAGGATTTTATTAAAATCATTCTAAACAAGCAAAGCGGCTACGGCTCTAAGGATTATTCCTTATCCATCGCCGGAGTAATAGCCAGAGAAGCAGGGCAAATGGAACAGGCTAGGCAGTGGTTGGAAGAATCGGCTGCCAGCAGCGAAAAAAAAGGGGCCAAGCAATTATTGGCTGGTACTTTGCTCAATCTAGCCAGTTTATATCTCCTGCTGGGTGATGAAAGCAACGCTGACCATAAATTACATAAAGCGCTGGGTCTTGCCCAGGCAAATAAAATAGATACCTTCTGGGATTGGCATCCGGAAACAGTATATAAAATGTGCCACCGTGCTTTATTAAAAAGCATTTATCCACAATGGGCTTTACACATTTTACAACGCTGGTTTTCTGAACGTATATGTGAAGAAGCCAATCTGTTTTTGGTTAATAATGATGAGAATACCCATAATGCTATCACCACCCTCGTTCAAAACTATGCTCAATTTAAGGGTGTCCCCATTATTCATGCGAATTTTATGGGCGGATTCCAAGTTTTCGTGAATGGGGTAATTATTCCTGCTACACATTGGAAGACCAAAAAAGCAGAGAATCTGTTCAAATATTTAATTCTCGATAGACGCCCCCAGAGCAAAGAAAAAATCTTATCCCTCATATGGCCAAAAACCGATGACCCCGCAAGTGATGCCAATCTTAGAATGGCTCTGACTCATATACGCCAGGCCCTGAATCTCTCCCCGAACAGCAACGATAGCATAGTGCTCCGGCGCGGTATGATTTACCTTAACCCGGAGATAAAAGTATTTACTGATTATGAACTATTTGTTTCTTTGAGCAAAAAAATACTATACCCTATCGGAAGAGACACAAATAGTCTTGAGCAACTGCATCTTATGGAAAATGCGGCACGTCTGTATCAGGGTGAATTATTGCCCGACAATATTTATGAAGATTGGACCTCAAGCCAGCGCCATAAATTGCACGATTTATATATCCAAATTCAACTAAAGCGAATAGAAGCATATATTCAATCCGCTCAACCATCCCGAGCTTTGGAAATCTACCAAAGCTGCCTGGCCATTGATCCTATGGATGAGCGAATAGTCAAAATCTCCATGGAGCTACTAATTTCCAATGGTCAAAGGCACAAGGCCCTGCAGCTCTACAAAGACTTTGCCCAGGGTTTAGCTCAAGAATATGGACTAGAACCCTCAGCTGAAATAAAATCCCTCTATGAGAGGATTTTTTGA
- a CDS encoding TetR/AcrR family transcriptional regulator, producing MKKGKRELILEAAVHVFSSKGYHNARMEEITAVAGIGKGTIYEYFPSKLQLFQDMLNKSLQVYYQNFNPEEMKQLPVEQRLRIIFETHIKFCRDNKELTRLVFWDSDVFDQELREWIYTQRQEKEERVVEIIEEGMARGELRELDPMLVKVLLTGSVAAMWAPITLDGWEIAPEVLARDVTDILMNGLKK from the coding sequence ATGAAAAAAGGTAAAAGAGAGTTGATTCTGGAGGCGGCGGTACATGTCTTTTCCTCCAAGGGTTACCATAATGCCCGTATGGAGGAGATTACTGCCGTGGCGGGGATAGGGAAGGGAACCATATATGAATATTTCCCCAGCAAGCTGCAGCTATTTCAGGATATGCTCAATAAAAGCCTGCAGGTCTACTACCAAAATTTCAACCCGGAAGAGATGAAGCAATTACCCGTAGAGCAAAGGCTTCGTATCATTTTTGAGACCCACATTAAATTTTGTCGGGATAATAAAGAACTGACCCGCCTGGTATTTTGGGATAGTGATGTTTTTGACCAGGAACTGAGGGAATGGATCTACACTCAGCGCCAGGAAAAAGAAGAGCGGGTGGTGGAAATCATAGAAGAGGGAATGGCCCGGGGAGAGCTGCGCGAGCTTGACCCCATGCTGGTGAAGGTATTATTAACCGGCTCCGTAGCAGCTATGTGGGCTCCCATCACCCTGGACGGCTGGGAAATTGCACCAGAGGTGCTGGCCCGCGATGTTACCGACATACTCATGAACGGCTTAAAGAAATAA
- a CDS encoding HlyD family secretion protein, which produces MARKKYAVIIFLVMLLLVAMGIFYAYFYQQQKALADRRESLAATGTIEAKTIMTSFKVPGRIETLLFDEGATVEKGQELAVLETQEIEARLLQAEGSCQAAEGLAGQAEKAVSLTSQTVEAKIAQAEANLTNYQQKFDRVKSLHESGAIADSQFDEAANALKAAQGQLDEARAGREKVEVAQQEHLAAVGKAQQAQGVLQEAQTAMNNTRLKSPISGYITQKVIEEGEMLNAGTPVFEISDLKHPYVKVFIDERKIGRVYLQQAVEVRVDAFPRKVFPGKVVWISDAGQFAVQKAINEQYSHDIRSFEVKIDLPNDDLALKTGMTASVQFAEGK; this is translated from the coding sequence ATGGCGAGAAAGAAATATGCGGTTATTATCTTTCTGGTGATGCTGCTGCTGGTGGCGATGGGGATTTTCTATGCCTATTTCTACCAGCAGCAGAAGGCCCTGGCAGACAGGAGGGAGAGCCTGGCCGCTACCGGTACGATTGAGGCCAAAACAATTATGACTTCGTTTAAAGTACCGGGAAGGATTGAAACATTGCTGTTTGATGAGGGGGCGACGGTGGAGAAAGGCCAGGAGCTGGCGGTGCTGGAGACTCAGGAAATCGAAGCTCGCTTGCTGCAGGCCGAGGGCAGTTGCCAGGCGGCGGAAGGACTGGCCGGGCAGGCGGAGAAGGCAGTATCTCTAACCAGCCAGACGGTTGAGGCTAAAATTGCCCAGGCAGAAGCTAATTTGACCAATTACCAGCAGAAATTCGACCGGGTCAAGAGCCTGCATGAAAGTGGGGCCATTGCCGACAGCCAGTTTGATGAAGCGGCCAATGCTTTGAAGGCGGCTCAGGGCCAATTGGATGAAGCTCGGGCCGGGAGGGAAAAGGTGGAGGTAGCGCAGCAGGAGCATCTGGCGGCGGTGGGCAAGGCCCAGCAGGCCCAGGGTGTTCTGCAGGAGGCGCAGACAGCGATGAATAATACTCGTCTTAAATCGCCTATCTCGGGATACATAACCCAGAAAGTAATAGAAGAAGGGGAAATGTTGAATGCAGGAACCCCGGTTTTCGAAATAAGTGATTTAAAACATCCTTATGTTAAGGTTTTTATTGACGAAAGGAAAATCGGGCGGGTATATCTGCAACAGGCGGTTGAGGTCAGGGTGGATGCTTTTCCCAGAAAGGTATTTCCCGGCAAGGTGGTATGGATCAGTGATGCCGGTCAGTTTGCCGTACAGAAGGCGATAAATGAGCAGTACAGCCACGATATACGCAGTTTCGAAGTTAAGATAGATTTACCCAATGATGATCTGGCGCTGAAAACCGGTATGACCGCCAGCGTGCAGTTTGCGGAGGGGAAATAG